A region from the Aegilops tauschii subsp. strangulata cultivar AL8/78 chromosome 5, Aet v6.0, whole genome shotgun sequence genome encodes:
- the LOC109755960 gene encoding probable polygalacturonase — protein sequence MASLVVLASLLAVIGLAQGEAQCARYSGRPRPHSVTITEFGAVGDGLTVNTVPFQNAIFYLRSFADKGGAQLYVPKGRWLTGSFNLTSHLTLFLEKDAVIIGTEDVTQWPIVEPLPSYGQGIDLPGARHRSLINGHNVTDVIITGNSGIVDGQGLIWWNWFRSNKLNYSRPHLVEFEDSEEIVISNLTFLDSPAWGIHPVYCSNVTIRNVTIETGLDAPLTNGIVPDSCSNMCIEDSRISVGHDAISLKSGWDNYGITFGRPTSDIHISRVDLQASLGAALAFGSEMSGGISDVHVDHLHIHGSSKGISFRTAPGRGGYIRDAIVSDVQMEDVHVAIEFTGDWSSHPDEHFDLSALPEISGITLKDMVGKNISFAGVLSGIDGDPFTNICLSNINFTIADSAHSASWSCSNISGYSESVFPEACSDLHSQSSNSSICSSTLSYHALATA from the exons ATGGCGAGTCTA GTAGTTCTGGCATCGCTGCTTGCCGTAATTGGGCTCGCGCAGGGGGAGGCGCAATGTGCGCGGTACAGCGGGCGGCCGCGGCCACATAGCGTGACCATCACTGAGTTTGGGGCCGTCGGCGACGGCCTGACCGTCAATACGGTGCCCTTCCAGAACGCCATCTTCTACCTGCGGTCCTTTGCCGACAAGGGCGGCGCACAGCTGTACGTGCCCAAGGGGCGGTGGCTCACCGGCAGCTTCAACCTCACCAGCCACCTCACCCTTTTCCTGGAGAAGGACGCTGTCATCATCGGCACCGAG GATGTGACACAATGGCCAATTGTGGAACCTTTGCCATCATATGGCCAAGGAATTGATCTTCCGGGTGCAAGGCATCGCAGCTTAATAAATGGGCACAATGTTACCGATGTCATAATTACAG GGAACAGTGGAATCGTAGACGGCCAGGGTTTGATATGGTGGAATTGGTTTCGCTCAAATAAATTGAACTATAGCCGGCCTCATCTTGTGGAGTTTGAGGATTCGGAAGAAATTGTGATTTCGAACTTGACATTTTTAGATTCTCCAGCATGGGGTATACATCCTGTGTATTGCAG CAATGTAACAATCCGTAATGTCACAATCGAGACTGGATTGGATGCTCCACTCACCAATGGAATTGTCCCAG ATTCATGCTCGAATATGTGCATTGAGGACAGCAGAATTAGCGTCGGTCATGATGCCATCTCATTAAAAAGTGGGTGGGACAACTATGGCATTACATTTGGAAGGCCAACCTCAGACATTCACATTAGTAGAGTGGATCTGCAAGCCTCACTGGGAGCTGCTCTTGCATTTGGCAGTGAGATGTCTGGTGGGATCTCGGATGTTCATGTTGATCACCTTCATATTCATGGTTCATCCAAAGGTATATCCTTCAGGACCGCACCAGGCCGTGGTGGTTATATAAGGGATGCGATAGTATCAGATGTCCAAATGGAAGACGTCCATGTTGCAATCGAGTTCACCGGCGATTGGTCAAGCCATCCTGATGAACATTTTGATTTGTCTGCACTCCCGGAGATCAGTGGAATCACCTTAAAAGACATGGTTGGAAAAAACATTTCGTTTGCAGGAGTTTTGTCGGGAATCGATGGCGATCCTTTCACCAATATCTGCCTCTCCAATATCAATTTCACCATAGCTGATTCAGCGCATTCTGCCTCTTGGTCTTGCTCCAACATTTCTGGATACTCCGAGTCGGTATTTCCCGAGGCTTGTTCCGACCTCCACAGTCAATCATCAAATTCCTCCATCTGCTCATCCACCCTTAGCTACCATGCCCTTGCGACAGCGTAA